CGTAAGTATCATATACGTCCATTCTCATCTTTTTCAGCTTCTCTTTGAACTCTTCATAAGTATGACCTTCTGGCAGGCTCTTCTTAATTCTGACTAAAATTTTAGTCGTTCCCTTAATCAAGTCCCCAGTATTCCTTGGTGGTAGTTGAACATCCTCGCCCAACGCCTTGAGCCCGCGGTACGCAGCCTCTTGAATTCTATACACAGTATCGCTATTCATTCTGTGAGTTAGCGTAGCAATGCTTTGTTTGTTATTCCACTGACCTAACTGTTCAACAGCAGCTAGACGCTCTCTCCAGTTAGACATTCGGTTAGCAGCTGTTTTTATTTCCTCATAATTTACAGTTAATTCACCTTTGACTTCTTCATTATCCAAGCTTCCCAATCTCCTTCTATTCCAACTCTTCTTATTGTCTCCTCACCATCATACCCCATTTGTGCAGACAAAAGCTCAAGTATATGTTCAAGTAGCTAGTATTTAATAAGCCCATACTTGGTTTTTATACGATCCAGCTTTTCTAGCATAGGCTTCGAAATGAAAAACAGGAACACAACAGTCGCTATCGCATGCACCATATCAAACCAAAAGCCTGAAATATAAATGGCTTGTAATGCCTTCCATGAAAAATGTGACGTGAACATCATAAGGGAGCTTACATTAATAATTCCCCCGTAAATAACAAGCGTCGATATTCCACCAAATACACATAGAGACAGCTTAGTCCTCTTGAGCAGCCCCTTCTGAGATAAAATACCTGCTAGAAAACCAATTATGCCAAAGCAGAACATTTGCCATGGTGTCCACGGTCCTTGTCCAAAGAAAAAATTGGACACAAATCCCGCTGTCGCTCCTACAAGAAAGCCTGCCTCTGCTCCAAAGCTAACACCTGCAATAATGACGATCGCAACAACCGGCTTAAATTGCGGCAGCATAAAAAAAGCAGCCCGCCCAGCTACCGCAATAGCGGATAACACAGCTATAACAATTAATTCCCGGGCCTGCGGCTTTCGTTTTTCGAAAACCAATGCAAATGGTATCATTGTATACAGGATGATCAATAAGCTTATAAAGTAATACTTCCGGTCATTTAACACATAAACCCCGAGCAAGATCGTAGCCGGTATGACAAAGAGAATAAGTACAGCCGATAATAAGGTTCGGCGACTCAATCGATCATCTGCTAGCTGCTGTTCCGACATCGTTCAATCACATCCTCAACCGTTACTCCATCGCTCCATATGTGGCGTACCATGCGATTGGCCGCAGTCGTATAAAAGCTGTTTCCGGAGAAAAACTTTTTCGTTGTATTCGAGGTAATAATGCTTCCATCGAAGAACATCGCACAAACCTCTCCATACATCGCACAAAATTCAATATCATGTGAAACCATAACAATTGTAACACCATCTGCATTCAGCTTCTTCAGAAAATCAGCCAGCTTTTTCTTAAAAAAACCATCAAGACCTTTGGTTGGCTCATCGAGTAGTAATATCCTCGGCTCTAGTAACAATACCTTAGCAAGTGCAGCCCGTTGCTGCTCTCCCCCGCTCAAGTCATAAGGATGCATGGAAAGTAAATGCTCAAGCTCTGCAAACTTAACGATGGCTTCGATCTTTTCCGCTTTTTCTTCCTTCGTTAGGCTTGTATGAGATAGCATTTCATATAAATCCAGTTCTACTGTTTTTTTCACAAATAAGGTTTGCGGGTTTTGCGGGAGTATTCCTAGGTTATTAGTGAACAGCTCTTTCGAGCTCATCTTAGCCGGATTTTTCCCACCTATTAGAACCTTCCCTCTGTAGGGCTGAAGGATACCGCTAATAAGCGATAAGGTCGATGTCTTACCTGTCCCATTGCCCCCAACGATACAATAAAATTGTCCCTCTCTCACTTCAAAAGACAAATCTTTAATGATATCGGGCCCGTTCTTTTCGTACTTAAACCATACTTCTTTAAACTTAAGCGCAATTGGGCTCGTTGAATCTCGACTTGAAGAATCAGAGCTTATCTTAACCTCTGGAGAAGCTGTAGCTGCTGCAGCCTTTCTTTGACTAAGAAAGGCATTAAGCCATTGTCGTCCTTCTTTCACCGTTAGAGGAGAGGGCAGATCAGTGTCTACTCCTGCATGTATCTGCATCGGCGAAGGCATCGAATAAAACATCGGATGGTTTAACCTGCCTAAGGATTGTCCAACCTTGTCCGGGGAATCATCAGCAATAATAGCTCCTTCATCCATGACAACCAATCGATCAGAAATCGGGAGTACATCCTCCAAACGATGCTCCGTCATAATAATGGTTGTGCCCAGCTCTTGATTTATCTTTTTTATTGTCTCTAGGAAGTCGGTAGCAGCTATGGGATCAAGCTGGGAGGTGGGCTCATCAAGTATTAATACCGAGGGATGCATAGCCATAATAGAAGCCAAATTCAGAAGCTGCTTCTGACCTCCAGACAGCTCAGTCACCTTTTTGTGGAACCAGGCTTGGATACCAAAGAAGCTAGCCATTTCTGCCACTCGAAGGCGAATGCTAGATTGGTCATAGCCTAAGCTCTCCAGTCCGAATGCCAGCTCATGCCACACCTTGTCTGTCACGATTTGATTATCAGGACTTTGAAGCACGTATCCAATTTCCGATGCCTGCGTACGTTGATCTATATCAGCTATAGGCTGACCACAGAAAAAAATATTTCCGGCGCTTTTGCCATGAGGAGTTAGAATTGTCTTGAGCTGTCTAAGCAATGTGCTTTTTCCACAGCCTGACTTCCCGCATATCGTTACAAACTCTCCACTCTTTATCGTAAGGTTAATATGAGATAAGGTTTCTCTTTCCTTCTCAGGGAAGGTAAAGACTAAATCCTCGATTCGATATATTTCCACTTTATGGCCTCCACCCTATTGATGATCACTGGTATCATGCATAGAACAAAATAGGCAATATACACAGCCACGCTGAATGGTGTAATTTCTATCATTTTAATCGACGGGAAAAATCTTATCGTATTCTCCCCCCATGCTGCCCCTAATAGAACTATTACCATCAGCCCGATCATAATGGTGAGTACGATCTTATCCCGACTATCCAGCCGAAATATGGAGAAGCTCGTGCGTTTAGGCAGCCCGTATCCCCTTGATTTCATGGAATCAGCGGTTTCGATCGCATTTTCTAATGCCCAGGTGGTCATAATGGACAGAATAGTAATTCCGTTTCGTGCCCTCTTGAGAATATTTCCTTGTGAAACATCCCTTCCGATACACTTCTGAGCATTGGAAATGACCTTAATCTGCGCAATATAGCGGGGTACAAAACGAAGCACCATTGAGAAAATTAAGGATAGCGCGGGGAGTATTTTGCCAAAAATATATATAAACTTGTCCGAGGTCATTACGACGTTATAACAGGAGAACCAGATGATTATGGTCACAAACATAAAAGCTGCCGCCACTCCGTACAAAATGGATTCTAGAGTAATCGGATTCCCGCTTTTCAAGTAAAACAAGATCGTAACCCCAGCATGATTAAAAGCAGGGTTCATCGCAGCCATTAACAATAATAGCGGCACCATGTAGAGCAAATTAAATTTAATAGCCCTTTTCCCTTTAAGCATAACAGAATAGGCTACAGCACTAATGAGAGCAATAGCCTGAAAAGCAGGATGCATAAATATCATACTGAACAGCAGTACCGCAACAAAATAAACAAAATTAACGATAGGATGAAAGGTCGAGAAGCTATCCCTCATTATTTCTTGTCTCCCCCTGCTGTCGCGTCGCCACCTATGTCACGACCTAGATCGCAAGTGTATACCCAGTCCACGACATCGCCATCCTCAAGTATATATCGGCTACTGCCGTAGTTTGGAAACCAACCATTCACCTTAAACATCCATCCACTTAGCTCGCCACAGTCGAACTCATATATATTGTTAATACCCTCAATATAATTACTGTTGTATATGGGAGTCATTTCGAATTCCATATGTATTTTATTACTTTTCATTTCTCTGAGCAGTACATCAAACACGGATTCACCCTTGTAGAAGGTCACTTTCCGGGCTTTATAAATAACACCATCCTCTGGCAGCACCTCTAGCTTATCCTTATTGAATATATTCAGATTGTCTAAAATCGTTTTACACGTTACAGACAATGTAACAGTCAATTTTTCTTTTTTGTCTACCTTAACATCCTGCCATTCAACAGGTTTAGGTTTTCCAGCAGGTACGGGATCGGTAAGATATTTATCCTTTTTAGGTTCAGGACTTGGTTCTTTAATCTCCGGCTTAGTTTGAGGTGGCTTACTCGCCTCTGGACTTTTATCTATTTTATCTGGTGCTTTACCTGTTTCTGCTGGCGTGTTTGTTGGGGCTGACTCTTTAGCTGCTTCGGTTTCTTTAGCTTCTTGAGGTTCTTGCGCTTCTTTGGTTTGTTGAGGCTCTACCGTCTCTTGAGAACTGCCTATCTCTGGAGAGTCTTTTGTTCCTATCTCTGTTGTGCCTTCGTCTGAATTCGTTGCCGTCTGAGAAGGAACGGTCTCATTAATACTTGGTGATCCAGTACTGCTCTCCGCAACCTTTACAGGGTTTTTCTGATAATCCCCGCCCCAGAAAAATGCGATCACCAGCACAGTAACTATGAGTATAGCTGTTAGCCATTTTTTGTTATTCATTGCTTGCTCCCACCTTAAATAACTAAGCAAGGGCACTAGAACTACCCTTGCTTAGCTCTGTAGATTAATGCTACTTGACGTCCGTCATGTCATAAAGACGAGTCTTTCCATTAATAAGTCTATCATACGCCACTAGTGCATACATAGCCTGATCTGAAGCCATAAGATCAACATCTCCCGGCTTTGCACCACCATTGTCTGCTCCACCTTGCTTAATATGATAGAATCCTCCACCAGGTGTAGTAAAGCCTAGTAAAGCATCAACAGCAGAATGCCCGTTTTTAATAAATCTAGGGTCACGGTGCGGATCTATGCCAAGGCTGGTTAGAGCTACAATAACCTGAGCGACACTTTCAGAGTTCATGGAGTCCATGCTTGAATAACCGCCATCTGCTTTCTGTGCCTTTGACAACCAAGCAATGCCCCGATCCACAGCCGCTTTGACATTAGCATTAGATTCGTAATATGGCGTGAGGCTTTGAATAACCATTCCCGTTATATCCGGATCAGATTGTGTAGCATTACTACCTAATGTCCATCCTCCCCCATTGATCTCTCTTTTCAGAATAAAATCAATGAGCAGCTCTCTTGTCGTTTGCGTTTTTACTTCTTTTACAAGAGGGATCTCGTATTGATTACTGTCCAATGCAATAAGGGCAAAGATCGGTCCATTAATCCCTTGTTTAATGACAGTGTCGAAATCAGCCAAAGGCTCTGCTAAGTGATAGCCCGCCACATTATCGATTTTTTTACCAATCGAGGTTAACGCCAAAATAACTCTATCATATTCCGTGTATTTCACATTATGCAGCTTACCTGACTTTTCCTTAAGCGTCTTTTCTAAGTTAGCGTAGTATTTAGCATAGTACTCATTAGGAATTTTCACATCAGAGCGTGCTAAACCTAATACTGTCCACTCTCCGCCTACACTAGCTACAACCGGATCAGTAACAGCCTTCTGCAAAAAAGCAGCTGTGGCTTGAATGTATTTCTTAACCTCATTATTGACTTCTTTAGCTGGGTTTTCTTCAGATGCCTTTGTTTCATTCTTAAAGTCATAAGCTCTAGTGGCAACTACTGCCGCCATTTCTCTTGTGACCATATCCTTCGGATTAAACAGTTGATTATCGCCTAGCATAAGCTCAAAAGAAACAATGAGCTCCACATCAGCTTTAGCCCAAGCAGAAACCGATTTAATGTCTTTAATTACAGGAGCTTGCTTAGATGACTTAATTCCAAGTGCTCTAATGATCGTTACTGCCATCTGCTCTCTAGTAATCTTGTCATTAGGATTAAATTTATTATTAAAGCCTGTCATGATACCTTCTTTAGAAGCCACATTTACATAAGGATAGTACCAGTCTTTTTCCGCAACATCCGTAAAGCTAATAACTTTATCTGCGCTAATATTAAGTCTTAGCATGGAGACTAGAATTTTAGTAAATTCTGCTCGCGTTATTGTACTTTTAGGATTAAACTTGTTGTTGCTTCCTTGAATAAAGCCATTCTGCGTTGACTTACTAATAGCTGTATAAGCCCAAGATGAGATGGCATCTGCATCGCTGTACAGCTTAGTCAGATCAAATTCCTTTACTGGGGCAACTTCTGCTGCATGTGACACCGACAATTGAGTTGGAAACAGCGATAAAAACACACTTACTGCAAGAAGCCACGTTATCATTCTATTATTTTTCATAGTATATACTACCTTTCGCTTCTCTTAGATTTTATCTGGAAAATGCAGAAAAACCCTCTCAACTCTAATAGTTAAGAGGGTTTTAGATTAAACAGCTAAAAGTAGCATGCACTAATAAGCACCTTCCTACCCTACTTAGAGTCATGGCATTGAATTTTCTAGCTCATCATATCTAATTAAGTAAGGATGGTCAATTATATTCTGCAATGCTTCCCATTTATGTGATTGAGCAAGCTAGTTCCCATGATCGACCTTCTCCAGCTTCAATGCTTGCGCATCTTCCGGTTGCAAAAGCCTCTCCTAAGTGGTCCAGATATCCCGTAGACGGCTCCAGTGCAACTTGATATTCTCCTGCC
This portion of the Cohnella abietis genome encodes:
- a CDS encoding HEAT repeat domain-containing protein, which encodes MDNEEVKGELTVNYEEIKTAANRMSNWRERLAAVEQLGQWNNKQSIATLTHRMNSDTVYRIQEAAYRGLKALGEDVQLPPRNTGDLIKGTTKILVRIKKSLPEGHTYEEFKEKLKKMRMDVYDTYEGDKGDEFDTYLESKWASLRH
- a CDS encoding ECF transporter S component — protein: MSEQQLADDRLSRRTLLSAVLILFVIPATILLGVYVLNDRKYYFISLLIILYTMIPFALVFEKRKPQARELIVIAVLSAIAVAGRAAFFMLPQFKPVVAIVIIAGVSFGAEAGFLVGATAGFVSNFFFGQGPWTPWQMFCFGIIGFLAGILSQKGLLKRTKLSLCVFGGISTLVIYGGIINVSSLMMFTSHFSWKALQAIYISGFWFDMVHAIATVVFLFFISKPMLEKLDRIKTKYGLIKY
- a CDS encoding ABC transporter ATP-binding protein, giving the protein MEIYRIEDLVFTFPEKERETLSHINLTIKSGEFVTICGKSGCGKSTLLRQLKTILTPHGKSAGNIFFCGQPIADIDQRTQASEIGYVLQSPDNQIVTDKVWHELAFGLESLGYDQSSIRLRVAEMASFFGIQAWFHKKVTELSGGQKQLLNLASIMAMHPSVLILDEPTSQLDPIAATDFLETIKKINQELGTTIIMTEHRLEDVLPISDRLVVMDEGAIIADDSPDKVGQSLGRLNHPMFYSMPSPMQIHAGVDTDLPSPLTVKEGRQWLNAFLSQRKAAAATASPEVKISSDSSSRDSTSPIALKFKEVWFKYEKNGPDIIKDLSFEVREGQFYCIVGGNGTGKTSTLSLISGILQPYRGKVLIGGKNPAKMSSKELFTNNLGILPQNPQTLFVKKTVELDLYEMLSHTSLTKEEKAEKIEAIVKFAELEHLLSMHPYDLSGGEQQRAALAKVLLLEPRILLLDEPTKGLDGFFKKKLADFLKKLNADGVTIVMVSHDIEFCAMYGEVCAMFFDGSIITSNTTKKFFSGNSFYTTAANRMVRHIWSDGVTVEDVIERCRNSS
- a CDS encoding energy-coupling factor transporter transmembrane component T, which translates into the protein MRDSFSTFHPIVNFVYFVAVLLFSMIFMHPAFQAIALISAVAYSVMLKGKRAIKFNLLYMVPLLLLMAAMNPAFNHAGVTILFYLKSGNPITLESILYGVAAAFMFVTIIIWFSCYNVVMTSDKFIYIFGKILPALSLIFSMVLRFVPRYIAQIKVISNAQKCIGRDVSQGNILKRARNGITILSIMTTWALENAIETADSMKSRGYGLPKRTSFSIFRLDSRDKIVLTIMIGLMVIVLLGAAWGENTIRFFPSIKMIEITPFSVAVYIAYFVLCMIPVIINRVEAIKWKYIESRI
- a CDS encoding DUF4430 domain-containing protein — its product is MNNKKWLTAILIVTVLVIAFFWGGDYQKNPVKVAESSTGSPSINETVPSQTATNSDEGTTEIGTKDSPEIGSSQETVEPQQTKEAQEPQEAKETEAAKESAPTNTPAETGKAPDKIDKSPEASKPPQTKPEIKEPSPEPKKDKYLTDPVPAGKPKPVEWQDVKVDKKEKLTVTLSVTCKTILDNLNIFNKDKLEVLPEDGVIYKARKVTFYKGESVFDVLLREMKSNKIHMEFEMTPIYNSNYIEGINNIYEFDCGELSGWMFKVNGWFPNYGSSRYILEDGDVVDWVYTCDLGRDIGGDATAGGDKK
- a CDS encoding S-layer homology domain-containing protein, which produces MITWLLAVSVFLSLFPTQLSVSHAAEVAPVKEFDLTKLYSDADAISSWAYTAISKSTQNGFIQGSNNKFNPKSTITRAEFTKILVSMLRLNISADKVISFTDVAEKDWYYPYVNVASKEGIMTGFNNKFNPNDKITREQMAVTIIRALGIKSSKQAPVIKDIKSVSAWAKADVELIVSFELMLGDNQLFNPKDMVTREMAAVVATRAYDFKNETKASEENPAKEVNNEVKKYIQATAAFLQKAVTDPVVASVGGEWTVLGLARSDVKIPNEYYAKYYANLEKTLKEKSGKLHNVKYTEYDRVILALTSIGKKIDNVAGYHLAEPLADFDTVIKQGINGPIFALIALDSNQYEIPLVKEVKTQTTRELLIDFILKREINGGGWTLGSNATQSDPDITGMVIQSLTPYYESNANVKAAVDRGIAWLSKAQKADGGYSSMDSMNSESVAQVIVALTSLGIDPHRDPRFIKNGHSAVDALLGFTTPGGGFYHIKQGGADNGGAKPGDVDLMASDQAMYALVAYDRLINGKTRLYDMTDVK